The window TCAGTTCGCCGGGGGACATGGGGGTTCCATGGCGCTGAAGATACGCAGGCGTGGCCACCACGACACGGCGGCCCTCGGCTATCCGGCGCGCGGTCATGTTCGAATCCGGCATCGGCCCGATTCGGAGCGCAACATCGATACCCTCATTGACGAGATCCACGACCCGGTCGTCGAGAACAAGCTCAACATCGAGATCAGGGTGTTCGGCTAGAAACGCCGACAATTGAGGAATCACATGGAGCCGTCCAAAGAAAACCGATGTCGACACCCGAAGCTTGCCTGAGAGGCCGGACGCGCTCGCTCGCGCCGCCACCACCGCCTCGTCGGCCTCCTCGATCATCCGCTTCGCACGCTCATAAAAAATCCGGCCGGCCTCGGTCGGGAGCACACTGCGCGTCGAACGCATCAGCAAGCTAACTCCCAGCCATTCCTCAAGCTGGACAACAGCCTTCGACACGGCCGGCTGTCCGATACGTTGATGCCGAGCCACCGCCGAGAACGAGCCGGTATCGACGACGCGCACGAAGATTTCCAATGCCGCTAGTCTGTCCATTTAGCGCTCCATCAGGAAAAACGCCACTGCTCCTTCCTGCGCCTTCTACCACGAAATGGAATAGGAAGGGCGCTCAAGCTTGATGGAGGTGAACCGATCGATCGCTGCTTTTGCCTAGAGCATGATCCGGAAAAGTGGCTACCGGTTTTCCGAAAAGATCATGCTCAAACAAAAAGATCGAGCGGGATGACGATTCGAAGAAAAGTCATCACGCTCTAGAACGCGATCTGGGTGCGCATCACAACCGCATCGACTTCGCACCCTTCCCCGTCAGCTCCTATTGCGACATCGATCGACAATCGAAGCGATGAGCGCAGTTACTGCCACGGACTCTCACTGCGCCCATTTGCGGGCTCTGTCATAGCTTGTGAGCGCCGGCCTAATGCTTCGCTGACGCGCGCGCATGATGTCTCGACGGCGCGCGCGCATATGAGCCGCCTACAGACGTCATAGCGCCGGCCCACGTGCTTCTGCCGGAACCAACGCCCAAGCTCTGGTAAAACGCCTGCATGCCGGGTTCTTGGACGGCCTGTTGTGCAATTGCTGGGGTCGCGATCACCGCCGACAGAATCGCGGCCACGCTGAGAAGTTTGAATTTAGTCATCGTCGAATCCCTTCGGGTAAACCCATGCCGAGAATGTGAACTTCGCCAACCCTCGCGAGGTTGTCGTGCAAGCTCGCCTTTATCTCGGACAGATACGACCTGAACCGCGACTGTCAATGGAATGACAGCCATCATATAACGGCATGGCTTAGATCTGCGCCGCCGACGACCGTCAGCGCGGAACGCGTGCCGAGACCGCTTGATAGGTTACGGAATGATCCGGTCGCGTCGAAAATCCGAAAACATCCGAAGAAACATCTCCTCGGTGTCAACTAGCTCGTGGAATCCGAAACGGCGGGCCTTGCTGGTATCGGAGACGATATCGTAGTCGGAAGCGAATACGCCGTCCGGATAGCCCCAGGCCGCAATCTCTTCGAAGCGGTATTTCTGCAATCCGTTTTTTTCGACGATCCGATCCCAGATCGGGCCCTTGTCGGCCATCGATCGCGAAAGGTTGATGTGTCGTGGCGGAGCCAGCTCCATGTCGAAGAAATTGGCGAATCTAGGCCAGAGATTCTGCCATCTGATAAGATCACTATTGGTGATGTTAAAGGCCTGGTTCGCGCATTTCGGATCGGTCGCCATCCACTCGACGGCCTTTGCCAGCAGAGCCGCATCCGTGCATTGGTAGAGTGCGGTATAGGCGCCTGGCTTGCCTGGAAAGCTGAGCGGCAGCCCCAAGGCCTTGCAGATGTTCGCATAGACAGCGATCGCCAAGGTCAGGTTCATCGGGCCTCCCGTGGAGAAACCGCAGACCGCGTGCGGACGCCCCACCGACCACGTCCAGCGCTTGCCTTTCTGGAGTTGTTCGAGAAAGTCCTGCTGGTCGTAATAGAAATTCGGCGGCATGTGCCGCGGATCGTCCTCCTTGGTCGGAGTTTTGTAGGGACCGAGGTGGTTTCCGTACCACCTGGTGCCCTGAGAGAGATGGACATGCTCGAGCGCTCCCGAGGCAGCCTCGACGGTCTTTACGAGGTTGAAGAACATGTTGGCGTTCGCCGACACCGTCTCACCGGGATCGGCGCGCTCCGTGATCGCCAGATAGAACAGGTGGGAGATATCAGTGAGGGGGGCGAGTTTTGCCCGACAGTCGGCCGGATCGAGAAGATCCACGGCGACGTGCCTATAGTTGCCGGGGATCTTCGGTTTGCGGCGCGACACCGCAACGACATCCCAGCCGCCCTGCTCCAGCAGGTGAGTTAGCATATAACCGCCGGCCAGGCCGGAGGCCCCTGTGACAAGTGCGGTACGCTTCGCCTTCGACATCTGTCGTCTCTCCTTTACCTCACCCCGAGATCAGGGCCGCAACTTCACTTCCGCCGCGCCGCCTGGGCTTCGGCCGATCAAACCTGACCTCTCAAACTTGACCTCGCCCGCCATCGACGAACAGTTCGATGCCCGTGACGAAGCTGGAATCGTCCGAGGCCAGGAATACCGCTGCCTTGGCGACTTCGTCCGGCTCTCCTATGCGTCCCATCGGAATGGTGGCGACGATCCTTGCAATGATGTCCGGCGGTTGGAGATCCATCAGGGGCGTCTTGATCGGACCGGGGCTCAGGACGTTCGAGCGAATGCGACGGTCCTTCAACTCCACGGTCCAGGTTCGCACCAGATTGCGAACCGCCGCCTTGGTCGCGCCGTAGGTACCGAAGGAAGCTGTGCCTTTGACGCTTGCGACGGAGCCGATGAGAATGATCGACCCTCCATCGTTCATCAGGGGCAAGGCCTTTTGCACCGTGAATAGCGTGCCCTTCACGTTGAGATCGAAGAGCTTGTCGAAATGCTCCTCAGTGAGGCTCGCCAAGGGAGCGAATTCGCCGATGCCGGCATTGGCGACCAGGACATCGATCTTTCCCTTCGCCTTCACGGTCTCGTACAGTCGATCGAGGTCCGGAAGTTTGGAGACGTCCCCCCGGACGCCTACGACGTTGCTGCCGATCGCCTTCACCGCCTCGTCGAGTTCCTTTTGGCGGCGCCCCGTTATGAAGACGTAGGCGCCTTCATCGACGAACCGCTTCGCCGTCGCGAAACCTATGCCCGCGGTGCCTCCGCTAACCACGGCCACCTTGCCCTGCAACTTGCTCATTATCGTCAGTCCTTTTGCTGGCGAATCTCGTCGACACGGTCGGTGTAGAAGGCGACGTAATCCTTGATGAGCGCCATCGCTTCAAATGGGGTCTCGTACGTCCACACCGCATTGAGGGAGCGATCCCCGCCGGAGGGAATGCTGTAGTAGGAAGCCTCGCCCTTGTAGGGGCAATACGTCGTGTGTTCGCTACGCGCGAGCGCGGCCATATCGACATCGCGACGGGGGATGTACTGAACGGGCGGATAGGACGCCTCGCGAAGCGTCAACGCATCGCGTGTGTCGGCGATAATTTTTCCGCCGACTTTGACCACGACGCGAGATGGGTTCGCTTCGATCGAAATAGGGTGGTCGGGCCCCGGAATCTTCACCGGCTTGTCAGCCATGGTCTGTCTCCTTCTGAATTGGAGGCGGGTCGCGTCAATCCTCAGGCGCTGATCAGTCGAGTGCCGGCTTGATAGCGTTGCAATGCCATCACGCCCCGGCCCTCCGGATCCTGATTGTCGGCACCACCCGAAACGCCGCGGTTAGCCGGCCGGCCGAGCGTCGCCCGGCCAGCCGACAGCTCCTGCGCGACCTCGGCCACTCGGCGGCCAAGGAACTCCGCCGTCCGAAGATCGGAGGACGGCGGGGCAACATCGCCGCTCTGGTCCATGTCGGCCTGGCCGGCCATCCCCAGCGTGTAGCTGTCGCGGTTGAGGATGTCCTCGTTGGTGTAGGAGCGATTATTCCCATAGTTCATCCCGAGATTGACCCAATGCATCTGGTGCTGGGCCGCAAATGTCATCAGCTGGACCAGCGAGTTCTGCTTGTCGCCGCCGCGGGAGGCGCCATTGGTGAAGCCTGCGGCGACTTTGCCTTCCCAGCGCTTCTCGACATATTGGAGACGCGAGGTTGCATCCATGAACGCTTTGAACGGTGCTGACAGGCTACCCATGTAGGTGGGAGCGCCCATGATGATGGCGTCTGCGCCATCGAGAAGCTCCCATCGGCCGGGCGCCTGTTCGGCGGTGACAAGTTCTACGCTGGCGCCATTGATGGCCGCTGCACCACGCGCGACTGCCTCGGCGATCTTCACGGTGTGACCATATCCGCTGTGATAGACGACGACGATTTTGACTGGAACTGACATGGGTCCTCTTGGTTCGGGGTCAGGTCCGACGACGGCGGCAAGAGCGGCGCGTCGGGCATTGGGGTTGGGTCGAAACTTAACTGATCGCGAATCCCTCGTAGCCTCGTTCGGCGCTTTCCCTGCATTTTGCCAGGTAGGCCGGCAGACCACCGGTGAAGGCCAGCATCTCGCGCGGCTTGCCGGGAATGTTCGCGCCGAGATACCAGGAGTCGGCGCGTGGGAAGAGGGTAGCGTCCGCCAGTTCGAGCACTTGCGCTCGCCACGCTTCCTCCGCGGCGACCGTTGCCTCGATCCGCGTGTGATTGCGTTGGCGAAGGTGATCCAGCAGTCGAGCGACCCAGTCTCCCTGTACCTCGGCGCAAGTCGGCCCGTTGCAGAACGCGTTCGGGCTTTGCGGGCCGTAAACGAACAGGAGATTCGGAAAGCCCGCCACGGCCATTCCGAGATGGGCGCGAACGCCCTTCGCCCACTTCTCCCGCAGCGTCTCGCCCTGCGTGCCGCGGATATCGATGCTGGTCAGCCCGCCGGTCACCGCGTCAAAGCCGGTGGCCAGCACAAGAATGTCCAGGTCATGCTCGCCGGCCGTCGTCCTGATCCCGCTGCGCGTCACTCTTTCGATGGGGGCGGTGCGGAGATCAACGAGACTCACATTGTCTCGATTGAAGACCTCATAAAAGTGCTGTTCAAGGGACGGCCGCTTGACGCCGAAGGGGTGAATCGGCTCCGTGGGCGCGAGCATCTCGGCAACGGCAGGATCGTTGATCCGCGCCCGCGTTTTGTCGCGCCAGAATTTATAGGCGGCACGGTTGGCTTCTTCATTCACAAAAATGTCGTTGAACGTGCCAAGCCATGGCGCAAAGCCACCCATCTCCCACAGCCGCTCGAAGATCGCTTGCCGCTCGTCATCGGACACCTCGAACGCAGACTTCGCAAGGAAATCGTAGTCGAACCCGGCGAAGGTCTTCGTGCGCCTGTCATATATCTCCGGATACTTTTCCTTCATGCGGCGAATTGTGTCGTCGTCGAGCTTCGTCTGTCGCATCGGTAACGCCAAATTCGGCGTGCGC is drawn from Bradyrhizobium lablabi and contains these coding sequences:
- a CDS encoding LysR family transcriptional regulator, which translates into the protein MDRLAALEIFVRVVDTGSFSAVARHQRIGQPAVSKAVVQLEEWLGVSLLMRSTRSVLPTEAGRIFYERAKRMIEEADEAVVAARASASGLSGKLRVSTSVFFGRLHVIPQLSAFLAEHPDLDVELVLDDRVVDLVNEGIDVALRIGPMPDSNMTARRIAEGRRVVVATPAYLQRHGTPMSPGELISHQTVIYTGGGGDEAWTFRKGTEEVSVALQGRLKVTAAEGLRQAVNCDMGIGVCSEWAFSPELRSGKLVAILEDWALPPTNLAAVYPTGRLASTKARAFVSFVERFMADCSLKAPIPLPLPAA
- a CDS encoding DUF427 domain-containing protein produces the protein MADKPVKIPGPDHPISIEANPSRVVVKVGGKIIADTRDALTLREASYPPVQYIPRRDVDMAALARSEHTTYCPYKGEASYYSIPSGGDRSLNAVWTYETPFEAMALIKDYVAFYTDRVDEIRQQKD
- a CDS encoding SDR family NAD(P)-dependent oxidoreductase — translated: MSKLQGKVAVVSGGTAGIGFATAKRFVDEGAYVFITGRRQKELDEAVKAIGSNVVGVRGDVSKLPDLDRLYETVKAKGKIDVLVANAGIGEFAPLASLTEEHFDKLFDLNVKGTLFTVQKALPLMNDGGSIILIGSVASVKGTASFGTYGATKAAVRNLVRTWTVELKDRRIRSNVLSPGPIKTPLMDLQPPDIIARIVATIPMGRIGEPDEVAKAAVFLASDDSSFVTGIELFVDGGRGQV
- a CDS encoding flavin-containing monooxygenase yields the protein MSTTNAKRTDNGGSQDLDVIIVGAGFAGLYLLDRLRSMGMAVQVFEAGGGLGGVWYWNCYPGARVDSSGPIYQYSRDDLWRKWQFSELYPSWQELREYFRYVDEKLGLSRDIRFNRRVNEAEFDPARNRWIVRSNDGSVASARYFVLCTGFGSKPYVPDLPGLSDFAGERHHTALWPQQGLDMAGKRVGVVGTGASGVQVAQEAAGVAAHLTVFQRTPNLALPMRQTKLDDDTIRRMKEKYPEIYDRRTKTFAGFDYDFLAKSAFEVSDDERQAIFERLWEMGGFAPWLGTFNDIFVNEEANRAAYKFWRDKTRARINDPAVAEMLAPTEPIHPFGVKRPSLEQHFYEVFNRDNVSLVDLRTAPIERVTRSGIRTTAGEHDLDILVLATGFDAVTGGLTSIDIRGTQGETLREKWAKGVRAHLGMAVAGFPNLLFVYGPQSPNAFCNGPTCAEVQGDWVARLLDHLRQRNHTRIEATVAAEEAWRAQVLELADATLFPRADSWYLGANIPGKPREMLAFTGGLPAYLAKCRESAERGYEGFAIS
- a CDS encoding flavodoxin family protein, whose amino-acid sequence is MSVPVKIVVVYHSGYGHTVKIAEAVARGAAAINGASVELVTAEQAPGRWELLDGADAIIMGAPTYMGSLSAPFKAFMDATSRLQYVEKRWEGKVAAGFTNGASRGGDKQNSLVQLMTFAAQHQMHWVNLGMNYGNNRSYTNEDILNRDSYTLGMAGQADMDQSGDVAPPSSDLRTAEFLGRRVAEVAQELSAGRATLGRPANRGVSGGADNQDPEGRGVMALQRYQAGTRLISA
- a CDS encoding SDR family oxidoreductase, whose amino-acid sequence is MSKAKRTALVTGASGLAGGYMLTHLLEQGGWDVVAVSRRKPKIPGNYRHVAVDLLDPADCRAKLAPLTDISHLFYLAITERADPGETVSANANMFFNLVKTVEAASGALEHVHLSQGTRWYGNHLGPYKTPTKEDDPRHMPPNFYYDQQDFLEQLQKGKRWTWSVGRPHAVCGFSTGGPMNLTLAIAVYANICKALGLPLSFPGKPGAYTALYQCTDAALLAKAVEWMATDPKCANQAFNITNSDLIRWQNLWPRFANFFDMELAPPRHINLSRSMADKGPIWDRIVEKNGLQKYRFEEIAAWGYPDGVFASDYDIVSDTSKARRFGFHELVDTEEMFLRMFSDFRRDRIIP